A region of Leishmania infantum JPCM5 genome chromosome 31 DNA encodes the following proteins:
- a CDS encoding iron/zinc transporter protein-like protein, whose translation METAKLSVEASTRYLMALGYRVSAPLNADGSSTANVGETEHSLCRGFTGAYSLGLHVGALFLILFVSLLGTAIPILGKCIPSLVRYPYVFSVAKSAATGVLLSVSTIHLIFEGAEAFSEDCIPAVLKSYGPLYFLLALIAVLLMQALDMQLADIAERWMKAKLKREAEAAKAESKGDGECCGLSPDVDAGVTSGLAPADGPLTDERKSTSLKSGAQTTVPVAALDDCEVPLVALSPEHPVQHHHCDEPAAHGHQHLSVAPPRDMGYLRCVISAVCMEFGVTLHSVFVGLDVGLKKDSELKPLLVALVFHQLFEGMAVGSRLVDAKFSATLDVVLALVFSLSAPAGMAAAAIAVSVSPSAMSGSGFATVVAVLDTLCGGILLYLAFTLLLGDFVADVKHYCCDGQGHRTVKKIMLFVSLWVGMGLMALVGNWL comes from the coding sequence ATGGAGACGGCGAAACTGAGCGTGGAGGCGAGCACAAGGTACCTGATGGCGCTCGGGTATcgtgtgtctgcgccgcTCAACGCCGACGGCTCGAGCACTGCCAACGTTGGAGAGACAGAGCACTCGCTGTGCAGGGGCTTCACCGGGGCCTACTCACTTGGCCTGCATGTCGGCGCGCTGTTCCTGATTCTCTTCGTGTCGCTCCTCGGCACTGCGATTCCGATTCTCGGCAAGTGCATCCCTTCTCTCGTGAGATACCCGTATGTGTTCTCCGTGGCGAAGTCCGCTGCAAcgggcgtgctgctgtctgTGTCGACGATTCACCTGATCTTCGAGGGCGCCGAGGCTTTCTCGGAGGATTGCATCCCCGCCGTGCTGAAGAGTTACGGGCCGCTGTACTTCTTGCTTGCCCTGATtgctgtgctgctgatgcaggCGCTGGACATGCAGCTGGCGGACATCGCTGAGCGCTGGATGAAGGCCAAGctgaagagagaggcagaggcggccaAGGCGGAAAGCaagggcgacggcgagtgCTGCGGGCTCTCCCCTGATGTGGACGCCGGCGTCACCTCGGGCCTAGCACCGGCGGATGGGCCTTTGACCGATGAACGTAAGAGCACGAGTTTGAAGAGCGGTGCACAGACGACGGTGCCCGTCGCTGCGTTGGATGATTGTgaggtgccgctggtggcgctgtcgccggaGCACCCGGTGCAACACCATCACTGCGATGAGCCCGCTGCTCACGGGCACCAACATCTGTCAGTGGCGCCACCACGGGACATGGGTTACCTCCGCTGCGTGATCTCCGCCGTGTGCATGGAGTTCGGTGTGACGCTGCACAGCGTGTTTGTGGGCCTGGATGTCGGGCTCAAGAAAGACAGTGAGCTGAAGCCGCTGCTTGTGGCGCTTGTGTTCCACCAGCTGTTCGAGGGCATGGCGGTTGGGTCGCGTCTCGTGGACGCCAAGTTTTCGGCCACCCTGGATGTTGTTCTTGCCCTTGTGTTCTCCCTCAGCGCGCCAGCTGGCatggcagcggccgcgatTGCCGTGTCCGTGTCGCCGTCTGCGAtgtccggcagcggcttcgccACTGTTGTTGCTGTACTGGACACGCTGTGCGGCGGCATCCTGCTGTACCTCGCCttcacgctgctgcttggTGACTTTGTGGCGGATGTGAAGCACTACTGCTGCGATGGGCAGGGGCACCGCACGGTGAAGAAGATCATGCTGTTTGTGTCTCTGTGGGTGGGTATGGGGCTGATGGCGCTTGTGGGCAACTGGCTgtag